A stretch of DNA from Lysinibacillus sp. B2A1:
GGAATTTACGTGGTGTTGATTCACATGGAATGCTGTGTTCAGCGCGCGAACTTGCTATACCAAATGCCCCTTCAGAAAAAGGGATTTTAGTGTTACCAGAAGATGCAACAATTGGTAGTGCATTTGAAGCACCAACACGTTAAAATAAAAGATATATTCGTAAAATCGTTATGCTACTAAAAATGCTGGTAGCATAACGATTTTTTTGTATGGAGAGCCTCTAAATACAAGTTTCTATACCACTTTTATGGTATGCTTTTTGATATAGACATTGTGTTAGTTTATCTTTATTCAGCAGAATACTCCCACCTCTATATGTGGCGAGATGAGTGCGGTTTTTTTCCTATTCAGTGGGTGTACAAACGCCCCGCTGAAATAGAGGGACTCAGGCTAAGAACTTCACATCCTGTGAAAACGCCTAAGTGACCAACATCACGTTGGCTTACGAGCTCGAAAAAAACAAGACGCAATTACGCTGGGGCGTAATTGTTATAGACAATGCTATAAATGAAGTGTATGAGAAATGAGTGAAATAGAGTGAATTGGTTTAAAAAACAAATTAATAAATTTATAAATAAAGATGACAGTGAATACGAATATGAGTATGAAGAAATGTATGAAAACTATGATGAACAGACTGAGCAGCATGTGAAAGAAGCACCTGCATCAAAGCAAAAAACTTTTCGTTTCCCGTTGATTGAGGATATGGAAATCTCACCTTCACCAACGTCTACATCGCAACCAAAAGAATCATTCAATCAAATGGAAGATGATTATTATGGACAAATTGAAGATTTATCATTGCCAAAGCATTTAAATAATCATATTGTTGATTCAAGTGTTTATGATGTTGAGGTTTCTGGTATTCGGGATTTATTAGCTAATCGTTCAAAGCGAACGGGCAGAACAACCATGACAAAAAGTCAGTCTGAACAGGGGTTCCGTTCAAAAGCAAGTCTTGTTTTTCGAGATGCACAAAATGAACAGCCAATACCTAAACCAAAAGAGAATAATAGTTCACCGGAAAGAATGGTAGAAAGTAGTATGCCTGCTAATCGAAAACGTTTTGTACCAAGTGATGTACCCTCTCCGGTTTATGGTTTTGCAAAGCCTAGTCCTATCGAACAATTATTGGATAAACGCAAGGAAGAACTCGATAAAAAGGAGTTTTCAATTCCTGCAGAGCCTGAGGTTTTAAAAGAAACGACAACAAATCAGGCTTTCGAAAATATACTAATAGAAAAAGAGCCAATTCGCCCAGTTCAGCAAGATGTGCCTGAACGACTTGAAATGCCAGAAACCTTTGAAGCATCAACGAAGCAACCGATTACGTTTGATGAAGATTTTTCACAAGAAATAAGTGATTCAAACGAAGAGCTGAAAGCAGAACTGCCCCTTCCTCCAACAACCTCTTTTGCTGTTGCATTTGAGGATCAAGTAAAAGAGGCCGTTCAGCATGAATTGGATGTTGAGCAACTTACTGCGGACCAATCAGAAATTCATGTGAAAGAAGTCATCGTGGAGCAGGTTCAAATTGAAAATTCTACAATTCATATAGGTGAAGTAACAGTAGTTCAACCGCCAGTAAATGAAGTTATTGAGCAGGAAATGTTAGAAGGTCAATCATTTGACGCTATTCCTAAGCAAGATAAAAGTCGTATTCCTTTTAATGTATTAATGTTAAAAACGGATAAAGAGAAATGGCGAATTCAACAACAATCCAAAAATATAAAGCCATCTACTGTAGTTGAAAAAAAACAAGATGAACAAAAGGAATCTTTTGAAACGATAAGTATAGGTGACGAACATCTATTGATACCATCCATACAAGAAGAAATAAAACATGCAGTTTCTACTCAAATTATTGGATTAGAGCTAGAGGAAGAAGAAGTAACATCTCAACAGGTGGAGAAAAAAGAGTCATCTATTCAAAGTTCTCCAATCAATGATTTGTCAGATAGTGTATCTGTCATTACAATGTCACCAGTAGCAACAATGTCTAGTGTATCGACATTAGAAAAGACAGCTATAGAAATAGATAGTCGTCAAGAAATTTCCGCAACTACCGATATGGAGATACCATCCATCACTGAAAATGAATATCTCAGTGAAAATGTCGAGTTACTACTAAAGGAAGAGCCTATTGAAGCGGAAGATCAAGAGCAGCCTTCAAACGAAACTCTCGAAGGAATTGAAGAGAAGGAAAATCCTCCAAAGCTTGTTCATGTGTATCAAAAGCCAACGGATGAATATTTAGAGCCACCTGAGGAAAAAACACAGGATACGGAGTGGATGGAGCAGCAGGGTGATACTTTAGTTGAAGCACTATCTTATTTCCAAGTGTCCGCTCAAATCGAGTCTATCATGCAAGGACCTGCCGTCACACAATTTGAAATAACAGTGAGTCATGGCACAAAAGTTAGTAAAATCCGTAATTTGGCAGACGATTTAAAGCTCGCATTAGCGGCGAAAGATATCCGTATTCAAGCGCCTATTCCTGGAAAGAGTTCAATTGGGATTGAGATTCCGAACCGTGTATCTCGTGCTGTTCGTTTATCAGAAGTAACAAATAGTGCCTCTTTCCTTGAATCAGAATCACCATTAGAAGCTGCTTTGGGTCTGGATTTAACTGGGAAACCTGTAACTATTGATTTACGTAAAATGCCTCATGGTTTAATTGCAGGGGCAACAGGTTCAGGTAAGTCAGTTTGTATAAATTCAATTTTGGTTAGTTTGTTATATAAAGCTGCCCCTCATGAATTAAAGCTTATGCTTATTGATCCTAAAATGGTCGAGCTGGCACCGTTTAATCATATTCCTCATCTAGTTAGCCCTGTTATTACAGATGTTAAGGCGGCTACAGCTGCATTAAAATGGGCAGTGGAGGAAATGGAGCGGCGTTATCAGCTATTTGCTCATGCAGGTGCACGTGATATTACTCGTTACAATGCATTAGCAGATAAAAATAATGAACATAGCCTTAAATTACCTTACATGCTTATTGTCATTGATGAGCTGGCTGATTTAATGATGATGTCTCCAGCGGATGTAGAGGAAGCGATTTGTCGTATTGCACAAAAGGCACGTGCATGTGGTATCCATTTAATTGTTGCGACACAAAGACCGTCCGTTGACGTGATTACAGGGCTCATTAAATCAAATATTCCTACACGTATTGCCTTTGCAGTATCTTCACAAATAGATTCTCGTACGATTTTAGATGGGCAAGGAGCGGAAAGATTACTTGGACGAGGCGATATGTTATATTTAGGGAATGGTATGTCTGCCCCAGTACGATTACAGGGAACATTTGTGACTGATGATGAAATCGAGTCCATTATAGAGCATGTCCGTGAGCAAGGTGAACCTGATTATATTTTTGATCAGGAGGAGCTATTGAAAAAAACGGAGATTTCTGCAGAGCAAGATGATTTATTTGAGGAAGTTTGCCGATTTGTGTTTGAACAGGGAGGAGCTTCTACGTCTCTTATTCAGCGTAAATACCACATTGGCTATAATCGTGCTGCCCGTTTAATCGATATGTTAGAATCTCATGGCTTTGTATCAGAGGCTAGAGGCAGCAAACCACGAGAAAGTTATATTACAGAAGAAGATTTAATTACTATGTTTGAATAAGAATTGCATGGATTTCGTATAGATTATCTGATTTACGTCGAAATTAGTATTTTTAGAAAAGTTACACATTTATCCTTATGCATAAATAGTGCTATAATAGACAAGATGTGATGACAAGTACGTATTTTTTAGCTTGTTTAAAGGTATTAATACCTAATAATTGGTGAAATAATACGGTACACCTAATAGATGATAGATGGGATATTGATATTCCCGGGGGTTTAATTAATGACAGTTTTTCATTTCACAGGCATTAAAGGTTCTGGCATGAGTTCACTTGCACAAATCTTATTTGATGCTGGTGAACAAGTACAGGGCTCAGATGTTGATAAATATTTTTTCACAGAACAGCCGTTACGTGAACGGAATATTCCAATTTTTACATTTAATCCAGATAATATTAAAGAAGGTATGACAATTATTGCAGGAAATGCTTTTCCTGATGACCATCCGGAGTTAGTGCGTGCACGAGAAATTGGTGTAGAGATTATTCGCTATCATAAGTTCTTAGGGGAATACATCGGAAATTACACATCAATTGCCATTACAGGTGCACATGGAAAAACTTCCACAACCGGCTTAATGTCACATGTTGTCGGAGGATATAAACCAACTTCCTATTTAATCGGTGATGGAACAGGAGCCGGACATGAAAATGCAGATTTCTTTGTGATGGAAGCATGTGAATACCGCCGTCACTTCTTAGCATATAATCCTGATTATGCTGTGATGACTAATATCGATTTTGACCATCCAGATTATTTCGCTAATATTGAGGATGTTTACTCTGCCTTTCAATCATTAGCTTTACAGGTAAAAAAAGCAATTATTGCTTGTGGTGATGATGAACATTTACAACGCATTCAAGCAAAGGTTCCAGTTGTTTATTATGGCTTTGGAGCAGAAAATGATTTTGAGGCACGTAATGTTGATAAAACAACAGAAGGAACTAAATTTGATGTTTTTGTGCGCAATGAATTTTATAGTACATTTTTTATCCCATTGTTTGGGGATCATGCAGTTTTAAATACATTAGCTGTTATTACACTTTGTCAGTATGAAGGTATCTCACCAGATATTATCCAGGAACGTTTAAATAGTTATAAAGGTGTAAAAAGACGTTTTACTGAAACGGATATTGGCAATAATGTATTAATAGATGACTATGCCCACCATCCAACTGAAATCCGTGCAACGATTCAATCTGCACGTCAAAAATTCCCGGAGCGTGAGCTAGTAGCTGTTTTCCAACCACATACTTTTACACGTACACAAGCTTTTTTACAGGATTTTGCGGATAGTCTAAGTCTTGCAGATACAGCATATTTATGTGATATATTTGGTTCTGCAAGGGAAACACAAGGCGCGTTATCAATCCATGATTTGGCGTCGTTAATTGAAGGCAGTGCAGTGATTACCACTGAAGGAATTGAAGTTTTAACAAAACATGAGGGCGCAGTATTTTTATTTATGGGCGCAGGCGATGTTCACAAATTCCAAGATGCTTTTGAAAACGTGTTAAAAAACAACGAAACAGCTTAGTCCGTAAGGAATAAGCTGTTTTTTCTCAAAAATTGAGAAGGAATTCAGTTTTTTTTGTCGAAGATAGGGAAAGTAATAGTAAAGAGAATTTTACTAGCAGGAGGTCTTTTTATGGAAGTAATTTTGTATATTGCAGCGATTATAGCAGCAATCGGTTTTTTAATTTTATGTGTGAGTGTCGGAATGACATTATTCTCGCTAAAATCCATTTTAAACAGCTTAGCAGGAACTTTATCAGGTATTGAAGGACAAATGGAAGGAATTACACGTGAAACGACTTCCTTATTAACCAAAACAAATAGTTTGGCAGAGGACATTCAGCAAAAATCAGAACAGTTAAATTCTGTTGTTCATGCAGTCAAAGGAATTGGTGACTCTGTGAACGGTTTAAATACGTCTGTACAGCATATTACTTCCTCTATTTCAAAAAGTGTAGAGCAAAATGAGGAAAAAATCGCACAGGTTGTTCAATGGAGTAATGTTGCAATGGGTATTGCTGATAAATGGAAGAAGCGAAAAGTAATTGAGCAGGCTCAAGAGTTGGTTTCAGAAGACAGTTATGTTTTTGAAGCCGAACAATCAGAAAAGCCAAAAAGAAAATGGGGTCGTAAAAAGTGATTATTATTCAGTAGACATTTCGTGTCATCTGAATAAAAATAAAGCCTTAGACATAAGTTGAAGATGCATCAACAAAAAAGTAGATGGACAACCAGTCTAGGCACATGAATATAAGATGGGGAGGAATTGTTGCATGACAACTCAAAAGCCAAATTTTAATGAAGTGAAGGAACAACAGCTTGAAAGTTCATTACCGCAGCTTTATCATCCGCAAGAGTCTATTTATGAAGAGGAGCGTGTGAACATGAAAGATTTTGTTATTGGCGCATTAGTAGGGGGTATAGTCGGTGCAGCTGCTGGCTTATTACTAGCTCCAAAATCAGGAAAAGATTTACGGAGCGATGTAGCTGTACAAGCAGTAAACCTAAAAGATAAAAGTGCAGATTTTTCAACGACAGCAAAAGATAAAACAGTTCAATTATCTAAACAAATTCAAGAGCAATCTACACAATTAGTAGAGAAAGTAAAAACGTTAAAAACTGCAAAAGCACCAACTGTTTTTGACGATGGCACAGTTTCTTTCGAAGGTGAAGAACCGTTAGAGGATTATGTTCCTAATGAAGAGCCTAAAGCAGAAGAGACAGCTGAAACAAAGGAACAAGCCGAAGAAAAAAATGAAGAAGTCCGCGCTTAATAGTTTAGAAAATAGGGTACGATACGTCCTTTAAAGGACATATCGTACCCTTTTTGATTTCTTAGTAAATAGCTGCTTCCTCTAACGAGATTTCTAATTTATCCCCACCGAAAATTTCCATATCAAAGCTGGCAGGTTGTCCATTTCGTAATATTGTAAAGTTGCCCTTAAATGTCGTAGGTAGCTGCCAGTTAGAGAAACGGAAGACATCCTGGTAAATCCAACGACTTCGATCCTTCTCCATAAATGAAACTGTCGCTCCATTTGGAACCGTTGACAGAGGTGATACCACGCTATTGTTGACGAGCACTTCATTTGCCATTTTTTTCAGCTCTAGAATCTCGTTCTGAAAATGAATAATGATTTTATCCTCTAGTAAGATATTCATTTGGTCAGCTATTCGTTGAACGGTTGGTAATGTTTGCTGCTGAAAGGTAATCACGTCTTCATCCTGCACTGCATATGTCAGTTTAGCTGGCTTATCATTAATCATTAACTGTGCGGAAAACTCAGGTAGGTAAAGTGGTTTGCCATCTACTTGAATATAAAAGGATTCAAATTGCTTTAATAAAGCCCAGTTATTTGTAAGCTTAAATATTTCTTCAACTGTATCTGCGATTTCAAAAGCAACAACATCTCGATCATTTAAAGCACTATCGAGAGAGGCAGGAGAACCATTAACCGTAATTTTAGGTTCAATTACATATTTAGTATGTTGAATGTGTATTGTTTTGATAGCTGCATTGTCAACAATATCTCTTACAGTTGCTACTGCAGGCTGCCCGTCTTGACCTTCAATTAGTTGGATGGCGTCACCTGTTTTAATCATTGTTTTAGTAGCTGCTTGTTGTCCATTTACTAAAATTTCCGCAGGCTGTCCGTGACCCCCTGGGATGAAAATATCTTGTCCATTCACGCTAACTGACAATCCAAGCCCTGGTTTTCCATATAATTGTTTTGCACGAATATTTGCAGCTAAAAAAGCATCCGCAACAGTCATTTCTTTTAATTCAAAAAGACGAACCACTTGATCATTAACAGTAAGGCTCATATATTGAATCGGCATTTTTTTTGCCGCAATGGCAATGCCGATTGGCGTTACCAATTCGGGTGATGCTTTTATATGATCTTCCTTCGTCAGGTTTTGTATGGCATCTATTCCTCGAACGGCAATACGATTTGCTGGTAAGTCTAATACTGCTCCAAGTTCAGTTGTGAGGTTTGGTGTTAAGCTTCCACCGCCAACAAGCATGACTGCCTTAGGAGCAGTCCGGTTATTAAGACGTAATATTTCTTCTCCGATGGCTTTAGCAAGTAGTTTGACAGCAGATTCAATTGCTTTAAGTACTTCTTCTTTTGAGAAATATTGATCAAAACCTAATATATCCTGAATTAAAATTTCTTCTTCTGTTTGCAGTTGCCTTTTTGCTTTTTCAGCCACTGGGAAGTCAAGTAAATAATGATCGCTCAATGCCTCAGTAATTTCATCTCCAGCTGTAGGCACCATCCCATAGGCAACGACTGTGCTTTTATCGGTGATGGCAATATCAGATGTCCCTGCGCCGATATCAACAAGTGCCACATTTAAACGACGCATTGTCGGAGGAATAAGCACATTAATGGCAGCAATTGGCTCCAAAGTGAGTGCGTCCATTTCTAAATCAGCTCGTTTCAATGCAGCAATAAGTGATTCTACGACCACTCGTGGTAAAAACGTGGCAATCACTTCAATTTGCGCCTCATCTCCTTGCTGATCAAGCAAGCTACCAATTTCTTCACCATCTAATCGATAATATAAAACAGAATAGCCTACACAATAGTAGTGGCTTATTTTTGCATCCTCTTTCTGTTGTAAAAGTTGCTGCTGTGCTTGTTGTACAGCTTGTAATTCTAATCGGCTTATATCCTCTTCTGTAAAAATTGGACGATTTCGTATATTGATGGTCACGCTCGCCTGTTCTGTTTTCAATGAGCGGCCAGCTGCAGCTACACTTACCTTTGTTAAGCTACCATGCTTTTCTTCAAGCTCATGTTTTATTTCATTGATTAAATCTGCCACATACATGACATTATGTATTTGACCATCGACCATAGCCCGTTCTTTATGTTCTTTCACTAAAATATCTTCGACGTGAAAATGGTCATTATTTTCAGTTAAGATTATGCCGACAACAGAACGTGTTCCAATATCAAGTGCAAATAGTTTTGAACTCAATGTAATCGCTTCCTTTCTTGTAATATTGTAAAATAATTTAGTGAGTTGAAGCGCTAAATTAAAAATGCGTGACATTCTGAACAACATTGATTATAATATTGCTAATATCTAAAAATGTAACATACATTTCAGAGTTCTGAAAGTGTCTGTCATGAGGAGAGGAGCAAGAAAGCATGAGCCAAAAAGATTTAGAAAGCTTACGTAGTCAAATAGACGGCTTAAACTTAGAAATTCTTCGTCTAATTAACGAACGTGCAGCTGTAGTTAATGAAATCGGTAAAATTAAAGAAAAGCAAGGTGTGAATCGCTATGATCCACTACGTGAAAGACACATGCTTGATCTTATTAAGGAAAACAATCAGGGTCCATTAAATCAAATGACGGTTGATTATATATTTAAGCAAATCTTTAAAACTGCTTTAAAACAACTTGAAGCGGATAAGAAGAAGGAATTGCTTGTATCTCGTAAGAAGAAATCAGAAGATACAGTGATCAATATCAATGGTGAGTTAATTGGACAAGGAAAGCCATCTTTCGTATTTGGTCCTTGTGCAGTTGAATCATACGAGCAAGTTGCAGCGGTAGCAGCATCTATTAAAGCAAAAGGTGAAAAATTAATTCGTGGTGGTGCATACAAGCCGCGTACTTCTCCATATGACTTCCAAGGTCTTGGATTAGAAGGTCTTAAAATATTAAAACGTGTGTCAGAGGAATACGGTTTAGGTGTTATTACGGAAATTGTAACACCTGGTCATTTAGAGGAAGCATTGGATTATATCGATGTTATCCAAATTGGTGCACGTAATATGCAAAACTTCGAGTTATTAAAAGCAGCAGGTGCAACAAACAAACCTGTCCTATTAAAACGAGGCTTAGCAGCAACAATCGATGAGTTCATTCACGCAGCAGAATACATTATGTCTAAAGGAAATGAAAACATTATCCTTTGTGAGCGTGGTATCCGTACTTACGAAAAAGCAACACGTAATACATTAGATATTTCAGCTGTACCAGTTTTAAAACAGGAAACACATTTGCCTGTATTCGTAGATGTAACACATTCAACAGGGCGTCGTGATTTATTATTACCATGTGCGAAAGCAGCTATTGCAATCGGTGCTGATGGCGTAATGGCTGAAGTGCATCCTGATCCATCTGTAGCACTTTCCGATTCACAACAGCAAATGGACATCCCTACATTTGACGCATTCTATGAAACGCTGCAAAAATTCATGAAAAATTATGAAATTCATGCTTAATTCGTTTTAAAATATACCGCTTGCTAAATCAGCAGGCGGTTTTTACTATATCGTGACAAAATAATGTCTAGAATAGTACTATTTGAACTTGGTTTTCTTATCGTATACGTACTTCTTCTTGAAAAGAATATGAAAATTATCGTATGATAAGGCTATAAAAGGAAAAAGGGAGGCACGTACGATGACTGTTACAATTTATGATGTTGCAAGAGAAGCAAATGTTTCGATGGCAACGGTCTCTCGTGTAGTCAATGGCAATCAAAACGTAAAACCGGCAACACGAAAAAAAGTATTAGAAGTAATTGAACGATTAGAATATCGTCCAAACGCAGTAGCGCGAGGATTAGCAAGTAAGAAAACAACAACAGTTGGCGTGATTATCCCAGATATTGCAAACAATGTTTATGCGGAGCTGGCACGTGGTGTAGAGGATATTGCAACCATGTACCGTTACAATATTATTTTAGCTAACTCAGATCAACATGAAGATAAAGAGCTACAGTTACTGGATACAATGTTGGGCAAACAGGTCGATGGGATTGTTATGATGAGTGATGAAGTAACTGAAAAAATGCAGCAAACAATGGACCATTCTCCAGTACCGATTGTGCTTGCAGGTTCAGTAGATGAATCACAAACCATTGCAACGGTTAATATTGACTATTACCAAGCGGCTTATGAGGCCATCACATTACTTATTCAAAATGGACATAAGCGTATTGCTTTTGTAACAGGTCCACTTACTTATACGATTAACGGAAAATTTAAGCTTGAGGCTTATAAAAAGGCTTTGCAAGATGCAGGCTTACCTATAGATGATTCACTAATTGCTGCAGAGGAATCCAGCTATGATATGGGGCTAGAGGCTTGGGAAACTTTATCCGCATTGGAAAATCCCCCAACTGCATATTTCGCTGGCAGTGATGAATTAGCAATTGGACTGATTCATGGTGCACAGGACGCAGGAAAAGATGTACCTGAGGATATCGAAGTAATTAGTTTTGAAAACTCAAAATTAGCACGAATGGTTCGCCCGCAGTTAACTAGTGTAGCGCTGCCGCTTTATGATATTGGAGCCGTTGCTATGCGCTTACTAACAAAACTAATGAATAAAGAGCCAGTAGAAGATGAAGCGGTTATCTTACCGCATCGTATCGAACATCGTCAATCTGTCAAAAGTAAATAATGTTAGAAACACGTAGATCTTATTGAGGATTTGCGTGTTTTTTGTTGAAGTTACGGATAGAACATCCAATGTGACGGATAGCAACCTTAAAGCGGTGGATAGAACTGCGGTATTTGAGGATAGCAACCTCAAAGTGATGGATAGAGTGCAACTTCATCAAATCAATAAAAAAGCCCCACGAGAAGTCGTGAGGCACATAAAAAGTTAAACACGTTTTTCATTACGAATAATGTGCAGCGCTTTCGCTAACATTTGCGCATTTTTTTCTTCAATCTCTGCCTTTCGCGGAATTGGCTCATATAAGGGATTCGGATCCTCCCAAGTCGGAATAAATGGTACAGGCGCTTCAGGCTGCCAGCGATCTAACCAAGCTTGTGGAAGAGGTCCTGTTGGCAATTGCTGATCTGTCATTTCTAGCCATAGCATAGACCACGCGCGCGGTACAACACGCCAAATATCGTAGCCGCCACCACCAACGGCAATCCATTTACCATCACAATATTCATGTGCCAATTGATGAGCGAGTTTTGGGATTTCTCTGTAGAGATTCATAGTACCATATAAATGTGTTAATGGATCAAAATAGTGTGCATCGGCGCCATTTTGCGTCAGTACAACATCTGGCTTGAAAAATTCAAAAATTTCCCTCATGGATTTTTCATAGATTTCTAGAAAACTCTCATCCTCAGTAAAAGCATCAATTGGAAAATTAAAAGAAGTGCCATAACCCTGTCCATTTCCTCGTTCTGTAATATTACCAGTTCCAGGGAAAAGATAACGTCCTGTTTCATGAATCGATAATGTGCAAACATCTGGATCTTCATAAAAGCTCCATTGTACACCATCCCCATGATGCGCATCGGTATCTACATACAGCACACGAGCATTATATTTTTCCTGTAGATAGCGGATGGCCACTGTACTATCGTTATAAATACAAAAGCCTGATGCTCGACCACGGAAGCCATGATGTAGCCCTCCACCTAGATTGAGGGCATGCTTAGCTTTTCCTTCCATAACATAATCGACAGCTGTTAGCGTTCCTCCTACAAGCTGTGCACTTGCTTCATGCATATTCTCGAAAATGGGTGTATCCTCAGTGCCAATGCCATAGCTTTCTCCTTGTGAATCGGAAAGTTCCCCATGGCCTGCCTTTTTGACAATATCAACATATTTAGGATCATGTGCTAGTAATAATTCTTCATCTGTTGCTACACGAGCTGGAACAACATCGACATCGTCTAGGGCGTCAATCTTTTTTAGCAAATCCATTGTAAGCGTCAAGCGTTTATGATTAAAAGGGTGGGTATCTGAAAATTTATATCCGAGTTGCTCCGGTGAGTAAATAAATACTGCCTTTTTCATTGTAACGAAACACCCGGTAAATTAGGCCATAGTACATCGAAGCCCTCTTTACGAAGATCTTCTATCATCGCTAATGGATTCAGTGTTTTCACTCGGACACTTAAAATTTTATTTTGTGTATTTTCAGAGTCAGGATAAACTAAGACGCTTTGGACATTTGCATGATGTTCGTGGAATATTTTTGTGATTTCAAATAAAATCCCTGGTGTGTCAGTTACACGAATTTCAATTTTTGAGCCAGGTTCAGTAGCACCAGTTAATTCAATATAAGTATAGAGCAAATCGGTAGTTGTGACGATGCCAACAAGTTTGCCGCCAGAAACAATTGGTAAACAGCCTACTTTAGATTCGTAGAATGTAAGGGCTACCTCTTCTACAAAATCAAGCGGATGACCAACTAATGGATTTTTAATCATTACTTCTTCCACTTTTGCATTAAATACAGGAGAATTGGGCTCATCCTGCAATGAAGAAGGAAGTGCTTCTTTAATGTCTCGTTCTGTGAGGACACCAAGAACATGCCGTTCTTCATCTACAACTGGCAAATGTCGTACTTTTTTCTCACGCATTAACTTTAGCGCTTCAAGCACTGTATTTGTTGGAGCCAGCGTGTAAGGCTCATTATTCATGATTTCTTCTACGATCATATACGCATCCCCTTTGTGTTGGTTTTAATACATGAAGCGATTTCTAAAACGAAGCTTATCAAATCTTTCCATTGTTTCAGGGGGCACACGTTTTCCCTCGCGTGCCATCAGGCAGTTAGCTGGGTGTGAAGTAATCTCTGGGTCATCTGTTGCAAAATATTCGAAGCCAGCAGAGCTCATCATTTTTTCCATCATCTTGCGATAATCCCAAACATTTAAACCAGTTCCTTTAAGGTCCCAATGCCAATAATATTCAGTAGTGAGTACAAGATAGTCTTCCATTTCATCTCCCATAAAAGAAACAGCCAGCAATGCTTTACCAGCACCTGTACCTCGATAGTCAGGTATAACTTCAATTGCGCCTAGCTCAATCATGTTATCAATACGATCCTCGGCCCAGCGTTCAAGTGGGTCTGGATAGAGATAGGTGACATAGCCTACGATAATGTCCTTTTGTCGAATAATAATAATTCGCCCTTCAGGAAGTCCTGCAATTTCAATAATCGCTTGCTGTTGCTGTTTAGGAGGTCTAAAGGCAACCAAGCCTTCATGGAAAGAATATGTAGCTAATTTTTCTGGAGGAACAGGTCCTTCCACATACACAGTACCATGCTTTGTTTCCTTTGTGACAGAAAAAAAAGTTTTTTTATGTTCCATAATTACACCACCTGAGTTTAATAATTCCATTATAGCTGATTTCTTGCGGAAAAACGCTTATTTTTGCAAAATATACCTATATTTTTGGAAAAATAAAAATATTAGGACATTCTTAGTGAATTCGTGTA
This window harbors:
- a CDS encoding acetoin utilization protein AcuB, which translates into the protein MIVEEIMNNEPYTLAPTNTVLEALKLMREKKVRHLPVVDEERHVLGVLTERDIKEALPSSLQDEPNSPVFNAKVEEVMIKNPLVGHPLDFVEEVALTFYESKVGCLPIVSGGKLVGIVTTTDLLYTYIELTGATEPGSKIEIRVTDTPGILFEITKIFHEHHANVQSVLVYPDSENTQNKILSVRVKTLNPLAMIEDLRKEGFDVLWPNLPGVSLQ
- a CDS encoding N-acetyltransferase — translated: MEHKKTFFSVTKETKHGTVYVEGPVPPEKLATYSFHEGLVAFRPPKQQQQAIIEIAGLPEGRIIIIRQKDIIVGYVTYLYPDPLERWAEDRIDNMIELGAIEVIPDYRGTGAGKALLAVSFMGDEMEDYLVLTTEYYWHWDLKGTGLNVWDYRKMMEKMMSSAGFEYFATDDPEITSHPANCLMAREGKRVPPETMERFDKLRFRNRFMY